One part of the Amphiura filiformis chromosome 5, Afil_fr2py, whole genome shotgun sequence genome encodes these proteins:
- the LOC140152872 gene encoding alpha-soluble NSF attachment protein-like: MADNEAKGKALREEAERKMKSADGFIGKLFGGTQKLEEAVELFHRAANMFKMAKKWNEAGDSFCKAAEIQSQQASNHQAATDYVDAGNCYKKSNPQQAVEVLKQAIEIYTDMGRFTIAAKHHITIAEIYENEMVDLEKAITHFRQAADFYKGEESNSSANKCLLKVAQYSAQLEQYTNATEIYEQVAATAMDNPLLKYSAKDYFFKAALCHMCVDLLNAQLAIQKYEEMFPAFSDSRECKLLKKLSEAAEDQNVDAYTDAVKDYDSISRLDQWLTTILLRIKKAVGGDPDLR, encoded by the exons ATGGCAGATAATGAGGCAAAGGGAAAAGCATTGAGGGAAGAAGCCGAGAGGAAGATGAAATCCGCCGACGGATTCATCGGCAAGTTGTTCGG CGGTACCCAGAAACTTGAAGAAGCTGTTGAGTTGTTCCACAGAGCAGCAAATATGTTTAAAATGGCCAAGAAATGGAATG AGGCTGGTGATTCATTTTGTAAAGCAGCTGAGATCCAATCGCAGCAAGCCTCCAACCACCAGGCAGCTACTGACTATGTAGACGCAGGCAACTGCTATAAGAAATCTAACCCACAAC AGGCAGTTGAGGTCCTGAAGCAAGCCATAGAGATCTACACAgacatgggtagatttaccatagcagCCAAACACCACATAACTATCGCAGAAATCTATGAAAATGAAATGGTCGATTTGGAAAAAGCAATAACCCACTTTAGACAGGCTGCCGATTTCTACAAAGGGGAAGAATCAAACAG TTCTGCTAACAAATGTTTGTTGAAAGTTGCACAGTATTCGGCTCAGCTGGAACAGTACACAAACGCAACAGAAATATATGAGCAAGTGGCAGCCACTGCCATGGACAACCCTCTCCTAAAGTATAGTGCAAAAGATTACTTTTTCAAG gcTGCTTTGTGTCACATGTGCGTAGACCTATTGAATGCTCAACTTGCTATACAGAAATATGAAGAGATGTTTCCAGCGTTTTCAGATAGTAGGGAATGTAAACTTTTAAAG AAATTATCAGAAGCTGCAGAAGATCAGAATGTGGATGCATATACAGATGCT GTGAAAGATTATGATTCCATTTCTCGATTGGACCAGTGGCTAACAACAATCCTACTTAGAATTAAGAAGGCCGTCGGCGGTGATCCAGATTTGCGATGA